A genomic stretch from Schaalia odontolytica includes:
- a CDS encoding ABC transporter permease, whose amino-acid sequence MNTTLRETNSRVDRLSASLLSRLRRDRSIGRMVLILLVAIAAFSVLSPSVFLTGLNLQNMLLAVAEIGILSIAMMISMVTGGIDLSLVAIANLCAITVSTLYTSSALGGAGAEQWSPVIILIGLVVGLACGLVNGVLIAYVGVTPILATLGTMQIFNGLAVVWTGGKTLYGSPEALTAFGKTAVAGVPLLFIVFGLVALLVGFILNRSPLGLSLSLEGSNGTAAKFSGIRSSRILLSSYLLTGFLGSLTGIMFIARNPTASADYGASYVLLVIVIAVLGGTNPNGGFATVGGVFLAALTLQVVQSGFTSMRLSAFQYAIAQGVILIGVLVLDCVDWKDVRTRLTSTFRRPQSAAALSSGATERK is encoded by the coding sequence ATGAATACGACACTTCGTGAAACCAACTCCCGCGTAGACCGCCTGAGCGCCTCCCTGCTGTCGCGGCTCAGACGCGACAGGTCCATTGGTCGAATGGTCCTCATCCTCCTTGTCGCCATCGCAGCGTTCTCGGTCCTGTCCCCGAGCGTCTTCCTCACGGGACTCAACCTGCAAAACATGCTGCTAGCCGTCGCAGAAATCGGGATCCTCTCCATCGCCATGATGATCTCGATGGTCACCGGCGGCATCGATCTGTCGCTCGTCGCCATCGCAAACCTCTGCGCGATCACCGTGTCGACCCTGTACACCTCGAGCGCGCTGGGCGGCGCGGGAGCCGAACAGTGGAGTCCGGTTATCATCCTCATCGGCCTGGTCGTGGGCCTCGCCTGCGGCCTAGTCAACGGCGTCCTCATCGCCTATGTTGGCGTCACCCCGATCCTGGCGACGCTCGGCACTATGCAGATCTTCAACGGCCTCGCCGTCGTGTGGACAGGCGGAAAAACGCTCTACGGTTCCCCCGAAGCGCTCACAGCATTCGGGAAGACTGCCGTCGCGGGCGTTCCTCTCCTCTTCATCGTCTTCGGGCTTGTGGCCCTCCTTGTCGGCTTCATCCTCAACCGCTCCCCGCTGGGCCTTTCCCTCTCCCTCGAGGGTTCCAACGGGACGGCCGCCAAGTTCTCGGGCATCCGTTCGTCCAGAATCCTCCTGAGTTCCTACCTGCTCACGGGCTTCCTCGGATCCCTCACAGGCATCATGTTCATCGCACGAAACCCCACCGCCTCGGCGGACTATGGAGCCTCCTACGTGCTCCTCGTCATCGTCATCGCGGTCCTCGGAGGGACGAACCCCAACGGCGGTTTTGCCACGGTTGGCGGCGTCTTCCTTGCCGCCCTCACCCTGCAGGTCGTCCAGAGCGGCTTCACCTCCATGCGCCTGTCGGCCTTCCAGTACGCGATCGCCCAGGGTGTCATCCTCATCGGCGTTCTCGTCCTTGACTGCGTCGATTGGAAAGACGTTCGAACACGCCTGACATCGACGTTCAGGCGCCCACAATCAGCAGCCGCCCTCAGCAGCGGCGCAACAGAAAGGAAATGA
- a CDS encoding DeoR/GlpR family DNA-binding transcription regulator yields MTRQDTIVSMIEATGFETVSSLAEALDVNVSTIRRDLEHLAEAGLVRRTHGGAIPIPQDEDTEEFLHDSPNRAEKRAIGPAMAERILDGQSVFIDSGSTCLEVARALNARRVTVVTHDLLVGLEILKKPSLNLVFVGGELLPNRTHMWGPTAIDQLDHIRVNTAVFGANSVMEDGIYASSGYSIELQQKVRAIASTAYFVADSTKFGRNALYKVLGIDAFTAGITDSLLSPISAAAYPIPLIRAEVAQG; encoded by the coding sequence GTGACCCGGCAAGACACCATTGTCTCCATGATTGAGGCAACAGGATTCGAGACCGTGTCCTCCTTGGCAGAGGCTCTCGACGTGAACGTGTCAACCATTCGTAGGGACCTGGAGCACCTGGCCGAGGCCGGCCTCGTGCGCCGTACCCACGGCGGCGCGATTCCGATCCCCCAGGATGAGGACACCGAGGAGTTCCTGCACGATTCGCCCAACCGCGCGGAGAAGCGCGCGATAGGGCCGGCGATGGCGGAGCGCATTTTGGACGGCCAGTCCGTGTTCATTGATTCGGGGTCGACGTGCCTCGAGGTGGCTCGCGCGCTCAACGCCCGCCGCGTCACGGTGGTGACGCACGACCTGCTGGTGGGCCTCGAGATTTTGAAGAAGCCTTCCCTGAACCTGGTGTTCGTGGGCGGTGAGCTGCTGCCGAATCGGACCCACATGTGGGGGCCGACGGCCATCGACCAGCTGGATCACATCCGCGTGAACACCGCCGTGTTCGGGGCGAATTCGGTGATGGAGGACGGCATCTACGCGTCGTCCGGCTACTCGATCGAGCTGCAGCAGAAGGTCCGCGCGATCGCGTCGACCGCCTACTTCGTCGCGGACTCCACGAAGTTCGGCCGCAACGCCCTGTACAAGGTGCTCGGCATCGACGCCTTCACGGCAGGCATCACCGACTCGCTCCTCTCCCCCATCTCGGCGGCCGCCTACCCGATCCCCCTCATCCGAGCCGAGGTCGCGCAGGGTTAA
- a CDS encoding sugar ABC transporter ATP-binding protein → MRTNVEQAPRPNGGGTSAHENPFLEVRHIVKTFGGVRALDGVDLAVWPGEVLCLAGENGCGKSTLIKVISGVHAPDSGHIAIDGHTVGSLTPLSAMDAGIQVIYQDFSLFSNLTVAENIMMTSSVTEKKKFFSYSGAKHKAAQIMERLGVPLPLDADVEQLSVADKQLTAICRALAGNAKLLIMDEPTTALTQREVARLFMVVEKLSAQGVALIFVSHKLDEVMAISQRVTIMRSGRNVIDSPVEDLDREKITHYMTGKELDQSRRVPPLATDAQERLRVESLTSTGGFDDVSFSVKKGEILGITGLLGSGRTEIAQALFGLLPIDSGRVYIDGEHVEVNSIGQAINAHIGYVPEDRLTEGLFLDKSIADNVIAASIDHHTSKLNTLRTDKIRQTIAHYFESLRIKAPDVLAPVRSLSGGNAQRVVLAKWLARNPKVLILNGPTVGVDVGSKAEILDILREQAEAGMAIVIISDDAPELVSCCHRVIITKGGHIAAELAGEDVDARTIRKMVVS, encoded by the coding sequence ATGCGCACCAATGTGGAACAAGCGCCGCGCCCCAACGGAGGAGGCACGAGCGCGCACGAGAACCCCTTCCTAGAGGTTCGCCATATTGTCAAGACCTTCGGCGGCGTCCGAGCCCTCGACGGCGTCGACCTGGCAGTGTGGCCCGGCGAGGTCCTGTGCCTGGCCGGCGAAAACGGCTGCGGGAAATCAACCCTCATCAAAGTCATCTCCGGAGTGCATGCGCCTGATTCGGGACACATCGCCATCGACGGTCACACGGTCGGATCGCTGACGCCGCTGAGCGCCATGGACGCAGGCATTCAGGTGATCTACCAGGACTTCTCCCTGTTCTCCAACCTCACCGTGGCCGAGAACATCATGATGACCTCCTCCGTGACCGAGAAAAAGAAGTTCTTCAGCTACTCCGGCGCGAAACACAAGGCCGCACAGATCATGGAGCGCCTCGGCGTCCCCCTCCCGCTTGACGCCGACGTCGAACAACTCTCCGTCGCCGACAAGCAGCTCACCGCCATCTGCCGAGCTCTGGCCGGCAACGCCAAGCTCCTCATCATGGATGAGCCGACGACAGCCCTCACCCAGCGCGAGGTCGCACGCCTGTTCATGGTCGTCGAAAAGCTCAGCGCGCAGGGCGTCGCCCTCATCTTCGTGTCGCACAAGCTCGACGAGGTCATGGCAATCTCGCAGCGCGTCACCATCATGCGATCGGGACGCAACGTCATCGATTCGCCGGTCGAAGACCTCGACCGCGAGAAGATCACCCACTACATGACCGGCAAGGAGCTCGACCAGAGCCGACGCGTCCCGCCCCTCGCAACAGACGCACAAGAGCGGCTGCGGGTCGAATCCCTCACCTCCACGGGAGGATTCGACGACGTCAGCTTCTCCGTGAAGAAGGGCGAGATCCTCGGCATCACCGGGCTCCTCGGTTCTGGACGCACCGAGATCGCCCAGGCCCTCTTCGGCCTCCTGCCCATCGACTCCGGACGCGTCTACATCGACGGAGAGCACGTCGAAGTCAACTCGATCGGCCAAGCTATCAACGCCCACATCGGATACGTCCCCGAAGACCGACTCACCGAGGGCCTCTTCCTCGACAAGTCGATCGCCGACAACGTCATCGCCGCGTCCATCGACCACCACACCTCGAAACTCAACACGCTGCGCACAGACAAGATCCGCCAAACCATCGCCCACTACTTCGAGTCGCTGCGCATCAAAGCCCCCGACGTCCTCGCCCCCGTGCGATCCCTGTCCGGCGGCAACGCCCAGCGCGTCGTCCTCGCGAAGTGGCTCGCGCGCAACCCCAAGGTCCTCATCCTCAACGGCCCCACGGTCGGCGTTGACGTCGGCTCCAAAGCCGAGATCCTCGACATCCTGCGCGAACAAGCGGAAGCCGGCATGGCCATCGTCATCATCTCCGACGACGCTCCGGAACTCGTCTCCTGCTGCCATCGAGTGATCATCACCAAGGGCGGCCACATCGCCGCCGAACTGGCCGGAGAGGACGTCGATGCTCGAACGATTAGAAAGATGGTCGTGTCATGA
- a CDS encoding autoinducer 2 ABC transporter substrate-binding protein, translating into MKPRLATTALVAASACAITLGACTPGETAQSSANTNTGSSTASRDDGNYTIAVVPKDATNPWFVRMETGVQKYAADTGMNVFQKGPAETDATLQAQVIQDLIAQGVDAICVVPVDPGAIEPVLKQAMDAGIVVVTHEASSQGNTMYDIEAFNNSEYGAFIMDNLAEAMGEEGVYTTMVGHVTNASHNEWADGAVAHQKEKYPNMTLLEAEPRVESQDNGETAYQTAKEVLKKYPEVTGILGTSSFDAPGTARAIDELGLKGSVFTAGTGMPAANAQILKDGSVSALTLWDPADAGYAMASLATKILKGEKIENGVDLGVEGYENMHFAPGSDKVLEGNGWLKITKDNVDSLGF; encoded by the coding sequence ATGAAGCCCCGCCTCGCAACCACAGCCCTCGTCGCCGCCTCCGCATGCGCCATCACCCTCGGAGCCTGCACCCCCGGAGAAACCGCCCAATCCTCGGCCAACACCAACACGGGCAGCTCCACCGCGAGCCGCGACGACGGCAACTACACGATCGCTGTCGTCCCCAAGGACGCCACCAACCCCTGGTTCGTGCGCATGGAAACCGGCGTGCAAAAGTACGCGGCCGACACCGGCATGAACGTCTTCCAGAAGGGCCCGGCCGAAACCGACGCCACCTTGCAGGCCCAGGTCATCCAAGACCTCATCGCCCAGGGCGTCGACGCCATCTGCGTGGTCCCCGTCGACCCGGGTGCCATCGAACCCGTCCTCAAGCAGGCCATGGATGCCGGCATCGTCGTCGTCACCCACGAGGCCTCCTCCCAGGGAAACACGATGTACGACATCGAGGCCTTCAACAACAGCGAATACGGCGCGTTCATCATGGACAACCTCGCCGAGGCAATGGGTGAGGAAGGCGTCTACACCACCATGGTCGGCCACGTCACCAACGCCTCCCACAACGAGTGGGCCGACGGCGCAGTGGCCCACCAGAAAGAGAAGTACCCGAACATGACGCTGCTCGAGGCCGAGCCGCGCGTCGAAAGCCAAGACAACGGGGAAACCGCCTACCAGACCGCCAAGGAAGTCCTTAAGAAGTACCCCGAAGTCACGGGCATCCTCGGCACCTCCTCCTTCGACGCCCCCGGCACCGCCCGCGCCATCGACGAACTCGGCCTGAAGGGATCCGTCTTCACGGCCGGCACCGGAATGCCCGCCGCCAACGCCCAAATCCTCAAGGACGGATCCGTCTCCGCCCTGACCCTGTGGGACCCCGCGGACGCCGGCTACGCGATGGCATCCCTGGCCACCAAGATCCTCAAGGGTGAAAAGATCGAAAACGGGGTCGACCTGGGCGTCGAAGGATACGAGAACATGCACTTCGCCCCCGGGTCCGACAAGGTCCTCGAAGGTAACGGCTGGCTCAAGATCACCAAGGACAACGTCGACTCCCTCGGCTTCTAA
- a CDS encoding DAK2 domain-containing protein encodes MTMRSPELISRIQDSMTLLIESSDELRDLDQVLGDGDLGITISAGARAVIDALTDLPTDPEPAPSDVARACAKAFANANPSTMAALVAGGLLAGSKVWVGCEDVTTVEAEAFIRAAASSISHRGKSQVGDKTILDAMVPAVDSLADSLAANPQVATDGDLALGALGSAISSSAAAVVATRDLQSQRGRASWLQDRSIGLQDPGATAFLRALEAWRDAATGERGTRAAVVENL; translated from the coding sequence ATGACGATGCGATCCCCCGAACTCATAAGCCGGATCCAGGACTCGATGACACTCCTCATCGAATCCTCGGATGAACTGCGCGATCTCGACCAGGTCCTCGGAGACGGAGACCTCGGGATCACGATCTCCGCGGGCGCGCGTGCGGTCATCGACGCCCTCACGGACCTGCCGACAGACCCCGAACCCGCTCCCTCCGATGTCGCCCGCGCCTGCGCAAAGGCGTTCGCCAACGCCAACCCGTCAACGATGGCGGCACTGGTCGCAGGAGGTCTCCTCGCCGGATCAAAGGTCTGGGTCGGATGCGAGGACGTCACCACCGTCGAAGCCGAGGCGTTCATCCGTGCGGCCGCAAGCTCGATTTCCCACCGTGGAAAGAGTCAGGTGGGGGATAAGACCATCCTCGACGCGATGGTCCCCGCCGTCGATTCCTTGGCTGACAGCCTTGCGGCCAACCCCCAGGTGGCCACAGACGGCGATCTTGCCCTGGGTGCCCTCGGCAGCGCGATCTCGTCCTCGGCCGCAGCCGTCGTGGCTACCCGAGACCTGCAGTCCCAACGCGGACGAGCCTCGTGGCTGCAGGACAGGTCGATCGGCCTGCAAGATCCCGGCGCAACAGCCTTCCTGCGTGCGCTTGAGGCCTGGCGCGATGCCGCCACCGGAGAGAGGGGGACTCGCGCGGCCGTCGTGGAAAACCTCTGA
- a CDS encoding ABC transporter permease codes for MNMNTVARRVLRWIWGPNREGIVLTVLVVLALVMSAISPAFFTVSTLFSLLRSSIVPMIYALGVLLVIISGGIDVSFAAIASFASYATIVFQLGRGINIGLFGSFAMALTIGALLGLLNGYLISRFKLPTLIVTLGTQGIFQGFLLAYIGSRYIAQLPDGMASASTANIVSVETSTGVALLHSMIIPAIILAIAIALVLSRTMFGRAIYAIGGDTESAHRAGINVKRTQIWVYVIAGTLAATAGMVYMILGRSANPQELVGHELDIIAAVVLGGASIFGGRGSVRGTILGVLLVQLINNSLILIGVPSAWQRAAVGLLLVAGVGIQALAAKRGTRLLRSKNAHADHSNAAPQAVEG; via the coding sequence ATGAACATGAATACCGTCGCACGGCGCGTCCTGCGCTGGATCTGGGGACCCAACCGCGAGGGAATCGTCCTCACCGTCCTGGTGGTGCTCGCGCTCGTCATGTCCGCGATCAGCCCCGCATTCTTCACGGTCTCCACGCTCTTCTCGCTCCTGCGTTCCTCCATCGTCCCGATGATCTACGCCCTCGGCGTCCTCCTCGTCATCATCTCTGGTGGCATCGACGTCTCCTTCGCGGCCATCGCCTCATTCGCGTCCTACGCCACCATCGTGTTCCAGTTGGGCAGGGGAATCAACATTGGACTGTTCGGATCCTTCGCGATGGCCCTGACCATCGGAGCCCTCCTCGGCCTGCTCAACGGCTACCTGATCTCGAGGTTCAAGCTCCCGACCCTCATCGTCACGCTGGGCACACAGGGAATCTTCCAAGGCTTCCTCCTGGCGTACATCGGCTCAAGGTACATCGCCCAGCTGCCCGACGGGATGGCCTCGGCATCGACGGCGAACATCGTGTCCGTCGAGACGTCAACTGGTGTCGCGCTGCTGCACTCAATGATCATCCCGGCAATCATCCTCGCGATCGCAATCGCGCTGGTCCTCAGCAGGACCATGTTTGGGCGCGCCATCTACGCGATCGGCGGAGACACTGAGTCCGCGCACCGAGCCGGCATCAACGTCAAGCGAACCCAAATCTGGGTGTACGTGATCGCCGGAACCCTGGCAGCGACCGCAGGCATGGTCTACATGATCCTGGGGCGCTCGGCCAACCCCCAGGAGCTGGTCGGGCACGAACTCGACATCATCGCCGCCGTCGTCCTCGGAGGCGCGTCGATCTTCGGCGGACGCGGGTCCGTCCGAGGAACGATCCTCGGGGTGCTGCTGGTCCAGCTCATCAACAACTCGCTGATCCTCATCGGCGTCCCGAGCGCCTGGCAGCGAGCCGCCGTCGGCCTGCTCCTCGTCGCCGGTGTCGGCATCCAAGCCCTGGCAGCCAAACGAGGAACCAGACTCCTGCGCAGTAAGAATGCGCACGCCGACCACAGTAACGCCGCCCCCCAGGCCGTCGAAGGATGA
- a CDS encoding substrate-binding domain-containing protein, which produces MKIGRLTAASVAIASVLALTACSTVGGTTGDTSASNTGSAAGDPGKTMVTVVKVKGIAWFDRMDVGVKEWGADNGYDTRTEGGTDVAPEKQIQIIQDLIAQKPVAITVVPNSPEALSAVLEQARAQGIKVVSHEATGIKNVDIDIEAFDNASYGVDIMKNIGECTGGTGKYVQFVGGLTAKTHMEWVEAAYDYQQKNFPGMERVETPIESTDNETAAYEKAKEVLGKYPDIKAFQGSAGNDVPGIARAIEEAGLSDQVCVMGTSIPSASAKYLATGSIDKIFFWDPALAGKAQLEIAKILADGGTITEGTDLGIEGYNNLHKLDGYDNVWVGNAQIAADAEQAKNYDF; this is translated from the coding sequence ATGAAGATCGGAAGACTGACGGCAGCATCGGTGGCGATTGCATCGGTGCTCGCTCTTACCGCCTGCTCGACCGTCGGCGGAACCACAGGAGACACCTCCGCGTCAAACACCGGCTCGGCCGCGGGCGATCCCGGCAAGACGATGGTCACCGTCGTCAAGGTCAAGGGCATCGCTTGGTTTGATCGAATGGATGTGGGCGTCAAGGAATGGGGCGCCGACAACGGATACGACACGAGGACGGAAGGTGGAACGGACGTCGCGCCGGAGAAGCAGATCCAGATCATCCAGGATCTCATCGCGCAAAAGCCCGTCGCCATCACCGTCGTCCCCAACTCTCCCGAGGCGCTCTCCGCCGTGCTCGAACAGGCGCGAGCGCAGGGCATCAAGGTTGTGTCGCACGAGGCCACCGGCATCAAGAACGTTGACATCGACATCGAGGCCTTCGACAACGCCTCCTACGGCGTCGACATCATGAAGAACATCGGGGAGTGCACCGGCGGCACCGGTAAGTACGTGCAGTTCGTCGGTGGTCTGACCGCCAAGACCCACATGGAATGGGTCGAGGCCGCCTACGACTATCAGCAGAAGAACTTCCCAGGCATGGAGCGAGTCGAAACGCCCATCGAATCAACGGACAACGAGACCGCAGCCTACGAGAAGGCCAAGGAGGTCCTCGGCAAGTACCCGGACATCAAGGCCTTCCAGGGCTCCGCTGGCAATGATGTGCCCGGCATCGCACGCGCGATCGAAGAGGCCGGCCTGTCCGACCAGGTCTGCGTCATGGGCACGTCCATCCCCTCGGCCTCCGCGAAGTACCTCGCCACCGGTTCCATCGACAAGATCTTCTTCTGGGATCCCGCCCTCGCCGGCAAGGCCCAGCTCGAGATCGCGAAGATCCTGGCTGACGGCGGCACCATCACCGAAGGCACGGACCTCGGTATCGAAGGCTACAACAACCTCCACAAGCTTGACGGCTACGACAACGTCTGGGTCGGTAACGCCCAGATTGCGGCTGACGCCGAACAAGCGAAGAACTACGACTTCTGA
- a CDS encoding dihydroxyacetone kinase subunit DhaK: MKKIINNPDQFVDEMVEGILLAHPDQVRTPGEDRRVLVRADSPAPGRVGIVTGGGSGHLPLFKGYVGRGLCSGVAIGNVFSSPSVQQCADAAKAVDGGAGVLFLYGNYGGDVFNFDLAVDLLELDGIETRTVLGCDDVASQPKERAKDRRGVAGIFFAYKAAGAAAERGDSLDEVAAVAQKVVDNTATMGVGLSPTILPTTASPSFELPDGEMEIGIGIHGEPGIHRGPLGTADEIADQILDSVIPDLGLGEGDRVAVLVNGLGATPLEELYLLYRRTHQRLADLGVAIERRYVGEYATSLEMAGASISLLKLDDALLELLDAPAQSPFFREA; this comes from the coding sequence ATGAAGAAGATCATTAACAACCCCGATCAGTTCGTCGATGAGATGGTTGAGGGTATTCTCCTGGCACACCCCGATCAAGTCCGAACCCCCGGAGAGGACAGGCGCGTTCTCGTCCGCGCCGACAGCCCCGCACCCGGCAGGGTTGGAATCGTCACCGGCGGCGGATCGGGGCACCTCCCCCTCTTCAAAGGCTACGTCGGACGAGGCCTGTGCTCGGGCGTCGCCATCGGTAACGTCTTCTCCTCCCCGTCGGTTCAACAGTGCGCTGATGCCGCCAAGGCCGTCGACGGCGGAGCGGGCGTGCTCTTCCTTTACGGCAACTACGGCGGAGACGTCTTCAACTTCGACCTCGCCGTCGACCTCCTCGAGCTTGATGGAATCGAGACGCGCACCGTCCTCGGCTGCGATGACGTGGCCTCCCAGCCCAAGGAACGCGCCAAGGATCGCCGCGGCGTCGCGGGCATATTCTTCGCCTACAAGGCCGCGGGCGCTGCCGCCGAACGCGGCGATAGCCTCGACGAGGTCGCCGCGGTCGCCCAGAAGGTCGTCGATAACACGGCCACGATGGGCGTCGGCCTGTCCCCAACAATTCTCCCCACAACGGCTTCCCCGTCCTTTGAGCTACCCGACGGAGAGATGGAAATCGGCATCGGCATCCACGGCGAACCCGGTATTCACCGTGGTCCGCTCGGAACCGCCGACGAGATCGCAGATCAGATCCTCGACTCGGTGATCCCTGACCTTGGCCTGGGTGAGGGAGACCGTGTCGCCGTCCTCGTCAATGGCCTCGGAGCCACGCCGCTGGAGGAACTGTACCTGCTGTACAGGCGCACGCATCAGCGCCTCGCAGACCTCGGCGTCGCCATCGAACGACGCTACGTTGGCGAGTATGCGACCTCCCTAGAGATGGCCGGAGCATCCATCTCCCTCCTCAAGCTCGACGACGCTCTCCTCGAGCTCCTGGACGCCCCCGCTCAGTCCCCGTTCTTCAGGGAGGCATGA
- a CDS encoding sugar ABC transporter ATP-binding protein encodes MDTPVLAVRHVSKSFAGVRALVDIDLEIAPGEIHCLAGENGSGKSTLIKVISGVHTPEEGSVAIAGREYTHLTPSAAIDAGVRVIYQDFSVFPNLSVMENIALGSEVAAGRALVNRSRMRKVAAEAIAKIGFTVDLDELVGNLSVADKQLVAISRALMGDAKLIIMDEPTTALTKKEVRALFDIVADLQSRGIAILFVSHKLEEVFEIAQRFTILRSGHKVITCPKEDLDRASFARHMTGRDFDEAPYRTGLIDADPVLEVREATVAGAFENASLSVRPGEILGITGLLGSGRTELALSLFGMLPLDSGTVSVAGKDVTLRGVRDAIKAGIAYVPEDRLTEGLFLSRSIGDNITISEMDAFTHYLGFIDKEAIRAEEKRWVERLGVLTPDPDNAVNTLSGGNQQKVVLAKWLATNPSVLILNGPTVGVDIGSKFTIHSILRELAAQGMAIIIISDDIAEVLTNCSTIAIMRAGHLSEPISPDTLTEAELTRLLSEEGTPASLTEGGEN; translated from the coding sequence ATGGACACCCCAGTGCTGGCGGTACGACACGTCAGTAAATCCTTCGCCGGCGTGCGCGCCCTGGTTGACATCGACCTGGAGATCGCGCCCGGAGAAATCCACTGCCTGGCCGGCGAAAACGGCTCGGGCAAATCCACCCTCATCAAGGTCATCTCCGGCGTCCACACGCCGGAAGAAGGAAGCGTCGCCATCGCGGGACGCGAGTACACGCACCTGACCCCCTCCGCCGCCATCGACGCGGGCGTGCGCGTCATCTACCAGGACTTCTCCGTCTTCCCCAACCTGTCCGTCATGGAGAACATCGCGCTCGGCAGCGAGGTCGCCGCCGGCCGCGCCCTGGTCAACCGCTCGCGCATGCGCAAGGTTGCCGCCGAAGCGATCGCGAAGATCGGCTTCACCGTCGACCTCGACGAGCTCGTCGGCAACCTCTCCGTCGCAGACAAGCAGCTCGTCGCCATCAGCCGCGCGCTCATGGGTGACGCCAAGCTCATCATCATGGACGAGCCCACCACCGCCCTGACGAAGAAGGAAGTGCGCGCCCTCTTCGACATCGTCGCCGACCTGCAATCCCGCGGCATCGCGATCCTCTTCGTCTCCCACAAGCTCGAGGAAGTCTTCGAGATCGCCCAGCGCTTCACCATCCTGAGAAGCGGACACAAGGTCATCACCTGCCCCAAGGAAGACCTCGACCGCGCCAGCTTCGCCCGCCACATGACCGGACGCGACTTCGACGAGGCCCCCTACCGCACCGGCCTCATCGACGCCGACCCCGTCCTCGAGGTCCGCGAAGCCACAGTCGCCGGTGCCTTCGAGAATGCATCCCTGAGCGTGCGCCCCGGGGAGATCCTCGGCATCACGGGCCTGCTGGGTTCGGGGCGCACCGAGCTGGCCCTCTCGCTCTTCGGAATGCTGCCGCTCGACTCCGGGACCGTCAGCGTCGCAGGCAAGGACGTCACCTTGCGGGGCGTGCGCGACGCCATCAAGGCCGGCATCGCCTACGTTCCCGAGGATCGCCTCACCGAGGGGCTCTTCCTGTCGCGCTCCATCGGCGACAACATCACGATCTCGGAGATGGACGCATTCACGCACTACCTCGGCTTCATCGACAAGGAAGCCATCCGTGCCGAAGAGAAACGGTGGGTCGAGCGCCTCGGCGTTCTCACCCCCGACCCAGATAACGCCGTCAACACCCTGTCCGGCGGCAACCAGCAAAAGGTCGTCCTAGCCAAGTGGCTCGCCACCAACCCCTCCGTGCTCATCCTCAACGGGCCCACCGTCGGAGTCGATATCGGAAGTAAGTTCACGATCCACTCCATCCTGCGCGAACTCGCCGCGCAGGGCATGGCCATCATCATCATCTCCGACGACATCGCCGAAGTACTCACCAACTGCTCGACGATCGCCATCATGCGCGCCGGACACCTCAGCGAGCCCATCAGCCCCGACACCCTCACCGAGGC